One region of Mugil cephalus isolate CIBA_MC_2020 chromosome 17, CIBA_Mcephalus_1.1, whole genome shotgun sequence genomic DNA includes:
- the dhrs7 gene encoding dehydrogenase/reductase SDR family member 7, which produces MDCCIASALCYFIALVSLIHLLYFFFADADFTLLRACLLGQRPETKLKGLVVWVTGASSGIGEELAYQLAKCGSRLILSARREDELHRVKRHCVENSDLEDKDILVLPLDLLARTSHEEKAKTAIQFFGHIDILINNGGRSQRSLCLETGVDVYQALMELNFLGTVSLTKQVLPHMTRRGTGSVVTVSSVVGLAGAPLATGYSASKHALQGFFNSLRSELTDYPKILISTVCPGPVQSQIVHNAFTEELSKPVASAGSQEHKMPTARCVRLMLVGIANGVKEMWIAQQPFLLFYYAWQYAPTFAWYLTNVLGRKRVQNFKAGLDADSAYFTKPKTA; this is translated from the exons ATGGACTGCTGCATTGCATCTGCACTGTGTTATTTCATAGCGCTTGTTTCACTCATTCACTTGCTGTATTTCTTCTTCGCGGATGCAGACTTCACTCTGCTGCGGGCATGCCTGTTAGGGCAGAGGCCAG AGACCAAGCTGAAGGGGCTGGTGGTGTGGGTCACCGGAGCCTCCAGTGGTATTGGAGAAGAGCTGGCCTACCAGCTGGCGAAATGTGGGTCGCGGCTCATCCTATCCGCTCGCCGCGAGGATGAGCTACACAGAGTCAAACGTCATTGTGTAG AGAACTCCGACCTTGAGGATAAGGATATTCTTGTTCTTCCACTTGATTTGTTGGCAAGGACATCTCACGAGGAAAAAGCGAAAACCGCCATTCAGTTCTTTGGACAT ATTGACATCCTGATAAACAACGGTGGCCGCAGCCAGCGCTCTCTGTGTTTGGAGACCGGTGTTGACGTGTACCAGGCCTTGATGGAGCTCAACTTCCTGGGCACGGTCTCCCTAACGAAGCAGGTGCTGCCTCACATGACGAGACGAGGCACCGGGAGCGTCGTGACTGTCAGCAGCGTCGTTGGCCTCGCTGGGGCGCCCCTGGCAACGGGATACTCCGCCAGCAAACACGCTCTTCAG GGTTTCTTTAACTCCCTTCGAAGTGAGTTGACTGACTATCCAAAAATACTCATTAGCACCGTGTGCCCTGGGCCGGTGCAGTCACAGATCGTCCACAACGCGTTCACGGAGGAACTGAGCAAg CCCGTGGCCTCAGCTGGCAGCCAGGAACACAAGATGCCAACGGCTCGCTGTGTGCGTTTAATGCTGGTGGGAATCGCCAACGGCGTCAAGGAAATGTGGATCGCTCAGCAGCCATTCCTCCTGTTTTACTACGCCTGGCAGTATGCCCCCACCTTTGCCTGGTACCTCACAAACGTGCTGGGCAGGAAAAGGGTACAGAATTTCAAAGCGGGTCTG GATGCAGACTCTGCATACTTCACTAAACCAAAGACTGCCTGA
- the ppm1aa gene encoding protein phosphatase 1A isoform X2 → MGAFLDKPKMEKYNSRGEGNNLTYGLSSMQGWRVEMEDAHTAVIGLPHGLDLWSFFAVYDGHAGSQVAKYCCEHLLHHITSNPDFQSALQEDPSVESVKSGIRTGFLQIDEHMRTISEKKHGVDRSGSTAVGVMISPSHIYFINCGDSRGLLSRGGAVHFFTQDHKPSNPLEKERIQNAGGSVMIQRVNGSLAVSRALGDFDYKCVLGKGPTEQLVSPEPEVYAIERSEGEDEFIVLACDGIWDVMANEELCDFVRSRLEVTDDLEKVTNEIVDTCLYKGSRDNMSVVLICFPGAPKVSPEAVKREAELDKYLEGRVEEIIKKQGDEGVPDLVHVLRTLAAESIPNLPPGGDLASKRSVIEAVYNKLNPYRSDDTDSASTDDMW, encoded by the exons ATGGGTGCGTTTCTGGACAAACCAAAGATGGAAAAATATAATTCCCGTGGTGAGGGTAACAACCTAACGTATGGGCTGAGCAGCATGCAAGGTTGGCGGGTTGAGATGGAAGATGCGCACACGGCAGTAATCGGTCTGCCTCATGGTCTCGACCTCTGGTCATTCTTCGCTGTATATGATGGGCATGCTGGCTCTCAGGTGGCCAAGTACTGCTGTGAGCACCTGCTGCACCACATCACCAGCAACCCAGACTTCCAGAGTGCTTTGCAGGAGGACCCCTCTGTGGAAAGTGTGAAGAGTGGGATCCGCACAGGATTCTTGCAGATCGACGAACACATGCGAACCATCTCTGAGAAGAAGCATGGCGTGGACCGCAGTGGTTCCACCGCAGTGGGGGTGATGATTTCTCCAAGCCATATCTACTTTATCAACTGTGGCGACTCGCGGGGGCTCCTCAGCCGGGGTGGAGCCGTGCATTTCTTCACGCAAGATCACAAACCCAGCAACCCACTAGAGAAAGAAAGGATCCAGAATGCTGGTGGTTCAGTTATGATACAGCGAGTTAATGGGTCCCTAGCTGTGTCTCGGGCTTTGGGAGACTTCGACTACAAGTGCGTTCTTGGAAAAGGCCCAACTGAGCAGCTGGTTTCTCCAGAGCCTGAAGTTTATGCAATAGAGAGAAGTGAGGGCGAAGATGAGTTCATAGTACTAGCTTGTGATGGCATCTGGGATGTCATGGCCAATGAGGAACTGTGTGATTTTGTGAGGTCAAGACTAGAGGTTACAGATGATCTTGAAAAAGTCACCAATGAAATTGTTGACACCTGCTTATACAAG GGAAGCCGGGACAATATGAGTGTTGTGTTAATCTGCTTTCCTGGGGCTCCGAAGGTATCTCCAGAAGCAGTGAAACGGGAGGCTGAGCTGGACAAATATCTGGAGGGCAGAGTAGAag AGATCATCAAAAAGCAGGGGGATGAAGGTGTCCCAGATTTGGTCCATGTGTTGCGGACGTTAGCAGCTGAGAGCATCCCTAACCTCCCCCCTGGAGGAGACCTGGCGAGCAA ACGAAGTGTTATTGAAGCAGTGTACAACAAACTCAACCCCTACCGAAGCGATGACACA GACTCTGCGTCCACTGACGACATGTGGTAA
- the ppm1aa gene encoding protein phosphatase 1A isoform X1, whose amino-acid sequence MGAFLDKPKMEKYNSRGEGNNLTYGLSSMQGWRVEMEDAHTAVIGLPHGLDLWSFFAVYDGHAGSQVAKYCCEHLLHHITSNPDFQSALQEDPSVESVKSGIRTGFLQIDEHMRTISEKKHGVDRSGSTAVGVMISPSHIYFINCGDSRGLLSRGGAVHFFTQDHKPSNPLEKERIQNAGGSVMIQRVNGSLAVSRALGDFDYKCVLGKGPTEQLVSPEPEVYAIERSEGEDEFIVLACDGIWDVMANEELCDFVRSRLEVTDDLEKVTNEIVDTCLYKGSRDNMSVVLICFPGAPKVSPEAVKREAELDKYLEGRVEEIIKKQGDEGVPDLVHVLRTLAAESIPNLPPGGDLASKRSVIEAVYNKLNPYRSDDTDPDILFFRGFS is encoded by the exons ATGGGTGCGTTTCTGGACAAACCAAAGATGGAAAAATATAATTCCCGTGGTGAGGGTAACAACCTAACGTATGGGCTGAGCAGCATGCAAGGTTGGCGGGTTGAGATGGAAGATGCGCACACGGCAGTAATCGGTCTGCCTCATGGTCTCGACCTCTGGTCATTCTTCGCTGTATATGATGGGCATGCTGGCTCTCAGGTGGCCAAGTACTGCTGTGAGCACCTGCTGCACCACATCACCAGCAACCCAGACTTCCAGAGTGCTTTGCAGGAGGACCCCTCTGTGGAAAGTGTGAAGAGTGGGATCCGCACAGGATTCTTGCAGATCGACGAACACATGCGAACCATCTCTGAGAAGAAGCATGGCGTGGACCGCAGTGGTTCCACCGCAGTGGGGGTGATGATTTCTCCAAGCCATATCTACTTTATCAACTGTGGCGACTCGCGGGGGCTCCTCAGCCGGGGTGGAGCCGTGCATTTCTTCACGCAAGATCACAAACCCAGCAACCCACTAGAGAAAGAAAGGATCCAGAATGCTGGTGGTTCAGTTATGATACAGCGAGTTAATGGGTCCCTAGCTGTGTCTCGGGCTTTGGGAGACTTCGACTACAAGTGCGTTCTTGGAAAAGGCCCAACTGAGCAGCTGGTTTCTCCAGAGCCTGAAGTTTATGCAATAGAGAGAAGTGAGGGCGAAGATGAGTTCATAGTACTAGCTTGTGATGGCATCTGGGATGTCATGGCCAATGAGGAACTGTGTGATTTTGTGAGGTCAAGACTAGAGGTTACAGATGATCTTGAAAAAGTCACCAATGAAATTGTTGACACCTGCTTATACAAG GGAAGCCGGGACAATATGAGTGTTGTGTTAATCTGCTTTCCTGGGGCTCCGAAGGTATCTCCAGAAGCAGTGAAACGGGAGGCTGAGCTGGACAAATATCTGGAGGGCAGAGTAGAag AGATCATCAAAAAGCAGGGGGATGAAGGTGTCCCAGATTTGGTCCATGTGTTGCGGACGTTAGCAGCTGAGAGCATCCCTAACCTCCCCCCTGGAGGAGACCTGGCGAGCAA ACGAAGTGTTATTGAAGCAGTGTACAACAAACTCAACCCCTACCGAAGCGATGACACA gaCCCAGACATCCTCTTCTTCCGTGGTTTCAGCTAA